One Cucurbita pepo subsp. pepo cultivar mu-cu-16 chromosome LG20, ASM280686v2, whole genome shotgun sequence genomic window carries:
- the LOC111782961 gene encoding putative pentatricopeptide repeat-containing protein At1g74580, producing the protein MNRALQPKHVAAVIRYQNDPLKALKMFNQVKTEDGFKHTLVTYKCMIEKLGLHGEFEAMEDVLAEMRKNVDNKMLEGVYIGIMRDYGRKGKIQEAVNVFERMDFYDCVPSVQSYNVIMNILVDYGYFNQAHKVYMRMKDIGILPDVYTHTIRIKSFCRTGRPSAALRLLNNMPGQGCEFNAVSYCAVIGGYYEENCQIEAYHLFHEMLQQGICPDILTFNKLIHVLCKKGNVQESEKLFNKVLKRGVCPNLFTFNIFIQGLCRKGAIDEAARLLESIISEGLTPDVVSYNTLICGFCKHSKLVEAECYLRKMVNNGFEPNEFTYNTIIDGFCKMGMMPNADKILRDAMFKGFVPDEFTYSSLINGLCNDGDMNRAMAVFNEAMEKGFKHSIILYNTLVKGLSQQGLVLQALQLMKDMLEHGCSPDIWTYNLVVNALCKMGCLSDASEFLNDAIAKGCIPDIFTFNTLIDGYCKHLNLDKAIETLDTMLSHGITPDVITYNTLLNGLCKAKKLNNVVDTFKAMLEKGCIPNIITYNILIESFCKARKVGEAMDWFEEMKTRGLNPDIVTLCTLICGLCSNGELEKAYQLFVKIEKEYKFSYSTAIFNIMINAFCEKLNVSMAERLFHKMGGCGCAPDSYTYRVMIDTYCKTGNIDPAQTFLLENVNKGLVPSFTTCGRVLNCLCVKHRLSEAVGIINLMVQNGIVPEEVNSIFEADKKEVAAPKIVVEHLMKKSHITYYSYELLYDGIRDRKLDKKKLLDKKKFKRSPSLGPGKGHLNLHRPI; encoded by the coding sequence ATGAATCGAGCATTGCAGCCAAAACATGTAGCTGCTGTAATAAGATATCAAAATGATCCCCTTAAAGCACTCAAAATGTTCAACCAAGTGAAAACAGAAGATGGTTTCAAGCACACATTGGTAACGTATAAGTGCATGATTGAGAAGCTTGGGCTTCATGGAGAGTTTGAAGCCATGGAGGATGTGCTTGCTGAAATGAGGAAGAATGTCGACAATAAAATGCTTGAAGGAGTTTATATTGGAATTATGAGGGACTAtggaaggaaaggaaagattCAAGAAGCTGTGAATGTGTTCGAAAGGATGGATTTTTATGACTGTGTGCCATCGGTTCAATCATATAATGTAATCATGAACATTTTAGTTGACTACGGGTATTTCAATCAAGCTCACAAAGTGTATATGAGGATGAAAGATATTGGAATTCTTCCCGATGTTTATACTCACACAATTAGGATAAAGTCTTTTTGTAGAACTGGTAGGCCGAGTGCTGCACTAAGGCTGCTTAATAACATGCCTGGCCAGGGATGTGAATTCAATGCTGTTTCATATTGTGCTGTGATCGGTGGCTATTATGAAGAGAACTGCCAAATTGAGGCGTATCATTTGTTCCACGAAATGCTCCAGCAAGGTATTTGTCCTGATATTTTAACATTCAATAAGCTCATCCATGTTCTTTGTAAGAAGGGTAATGTTCAAGAAAGTGAAAAACTCTTCAACAAGGTCCTGAAGAGGGGAGTGTGCCCAAATCTGTTCACATTCAATATCTTCATTCAGGGTCTTTGTAGAAAAGGTGCAATAGATGAGGCTGCTAGATTGTTGGAGAGTATCATATCAGAAGGTCTAACTCCCGATGTAGTTTCGTATAACACACTAATTTGTGGCTTCTGTAAACATTCGAAGCTAGTAGAAGCAGAGTGTTATTTGCGTAAAATGGTGAATAATGGGTTTGAGCCCAATGAATTTACCTATAATACAATTATTGATGGATTTTGCAAGATGGGTATGATGCCAAATGCAGATAAAATTCTCCGTGATGCAATGTTTAAGGGGTTCGTGCCTGATGAATTCACCTATAGCTCTTTAATTAATGGATTATGCAATGATGGAGATATGAACCGAGCCATGGCTGTATTTAATGAGGCAATGGAAAAAGGATTTAAGCATAGCATTATTCTCTATAATACACTAGTAAAAGGGTTGTCCCAGCAGGGACTTGTTTTGCAGGCCTTGCAGCTGATGAAAGATATGCTGGAGCATGGTTGTAGCCCTGATATTTGGACTTACAATCTAGTTGTGAATGCGCTGTGCAAGATGGGTTGTCTATCTGATGCCAGTGAATTTCTGAACGATGCAATTGCCAAAGGTTGTATTCCTGATATATTTACCTTTAATACATTGATTGATGGTTACTGTAAACACCTTAACTTGGACAAAGCCATTGAGACTTTAGACACAATGTTGAGTCATGGTATAACTCCTGATGTGATTACATATAACACGCTCTTAAATGGCCTTTGCAAGGCAAAAAAGCTAAACAATGTGGTGGACACTTTTAAAGCGATGCTCGAGAAGGGGTGTATACCGAACATAATTACCTACAACATATTGATTGAAAGTTTTTGTAAAGCTCGAAAAGTTGGCGAAGCAATGGACTGGTTTGAGGAGATGAAAACTAGAGGCTTGAACCCAGATATTGTTACCCTTTGCACCTTGATTTGTGGGTTATGCAGTAATGGAGAGCTGGAGAAAGCTTATCAGCTATTtgtgaaaatagaaaaagaatacaaattcTCATATTCAACGGCTATATTCAACATTATGATCAATGCCTTTTGTGAAAAGTTAAATGTCAGTATGGCAGAGAGGCTCTTTCATAAGATGGGTGGCTGTGGCTGTGCTCCAGACAGTTACACCTATCGTGTCATGATAGATACATACTGCAAAACAGGGAACATTGACCCTGCACAAACTTTTCTCCTGGAAAATGTCAATAAAGGATTGGTTCCATCATTTACAACCTGTGGAAGGGTTCTGAACTGTCTTTGTGTGAAGCACAGATTAAGTGAGGCAGTGGGTATTATAAACCTTATGGTGCAGAATGGCATTGTTCCGGAAGAAGTGAACTCAATTTTTGAAGCTGACAAGAAGGAAGTAGCTGCACCTAAAATTGTTGTGGAGCATCTAATGAAGAAGTCCCATATCACATACTATAGTTATGAACTGTTGTATGATGGAATTCGGGATAGAAAGTTGGATAAGAAAAAGTTGTTGGAcaagaaaaagttcaagagaAGCCCTTCCCTAGGTCCAGGGAAGGGGCATTTGAATCTTCATAGACCTATATAA
- the LOC111782923 gene encoding HVA22-like protein a — MGSGAGSFFKVVLKNFDVLAGPLVGLLYPLYASIRAIETKSQVEDQQWLTYWVFHSMITLFEMTFAKVLEWIPIWPYAKLVLLCWLSMPCFSGASYVYEHYLRPLMVNQQRVNLWYVPKGKDPSNQRDDIITAAEKYIQQHGSGELQYMLDNAEMRRRNSSSSYYGYAEDHEY; from the exons ATGGGATCTGGGGCTGGAAGTTTCTTTAAAGTTGTTCTTAAAAACTTCGACGTTCTTGCTGG GCCCCTTGTCGGTCTGCTCTATCCCCT ATATGCGTCGATCAGAGCCATCGAGACCAAGTCTCAAGTCGAGGATCAGCAATGGCTTACTTACTGGGTTTTCCACTCCATGATTACCCTCTTCGAGATGACCTTCGCCAAGGTTCTTGAATG GATCCCAATATGGCCCTATGCGAAGCTGGTTCTGCTGTGTTGGTTGTCAATGCCCTGCTTCAGTGGAGCTTCGTATGTGTACGAGCATTACTTAAGACCTCTGATGGTGAACCAGCAAAGAGTGAACCTTTGGTATGTTCCTAAAGGAAAGGACCCTTCGAACCAGCGTGATGACATTATCACTGCTGCAGAGAAGTACATTCAGCAGCATGGAAGTGGAGAACTTCAGTACATGCTTGACAAT GCCGAAATGCGCAGGAGAAATAGCAGCAGCAGTTATTATGGTTATGCAGAGGACCATGAATACTGA
- the LOC111782963 gene encoding protein PHYTOCHROME KINASE SUBSTRATE 3-like, whose product MDSECKTHLPKVFISSYLEHHQLPSAITSNQNPSFSKNMKKTTITAEEEIGVFRAERYYGMKLEDDSTRVVENCGSNQAKKKEQRPDVQSRRQKSRPGAPSVSSESSWNSQATFSSQNTQNKTKGRSLLVNLTCNRSCSDKKSILVHRNMYDQRGLQGSDVRKEASRNEQIPVIVDARIKFQTVNFVKQKPKSSISGGSTREEEIIFPVSSSQLQNFSKIKDEDPRKSIEVFGSNKLDKEDLVAKNLERKLSVLKWDAIPKAKATQTAPRTDPMIEDIGSDASSDLFEIENLSGSNGKPFTRQTSDVIPSSMTAYEPSEGSIEWSAVTASAADFSSVADYDEKKVTARTKATVLDKDLHKSHPTGLLGCKSHKSVSIAEPAYRNIDKLNSDSRRFPRLDSTMMASNATG is encoded by the coding sequence ATGGACAGTGAGTGCAAAACCCATCTTCCCAAGGTTTTCATCTCTTCATATCTTGAACACCATCAACTTCCTTCTGCTATCACCTCAAACCAAAACCCTTCCTTCTCCAAAAACATGAAGAAGACGACCATCACTGCAGAAGAAGAGATTGGAGTGTTCAGAGCTGAAAGGTACTATGGCATGAAACTGGAAGATGACAGCACAAGAGTTGTTGAGAATTGTGGTAGCAACCAggcaaagaagaaagaacaacgACCTGATGTGCAGTCCAGGAGACAAAAGAGCAGACCAGGAGCTCCAAGTGTGTCTTCTGAATCAAGTTGGAACAGCCAAGCTACCTTTTCATCTCAGAACACCCAAAATAAGACAAAAGGAAGAAGCCTGCTGGTCAACCTTACCTGCAACAGGTCCTGTTCTGATAAAAAATCTATTCTTGTCcataggaatatgtatgaccAAAGAGGATTGCAAGGCAGTGATGTCAGAAAAGAAGCTTCCAGGAACGAACAAATTCCTGTCATCGTGGATGCCAGAATCAAGTTTCAAACAGTGAATTttgtaaaacaaaaaccaaaaagttCAATTTCAGGTGGGTCAACTAGAGAAGAAGAGATTATATTTCCAGTTTCAAGCTCTCAGTTGCAAAACTTTTCAAAGATCAAGGATGAAGATCCTAGAAAATCCATTGAAGTATTCGGCTCAAACAAGTTGGATAAGGAAGACTTAGTGGCTAAGAATCTAGAGAGGAAGCTGTCTGTTCTAAAATGGGATGCCATTCCAAAAGCTAAGGCCACTCAAACTGCTCCAAGAACCGATCCAATGATTGAAGATATAGGGAGCGATGCAAGTTCCGATCTGTTCGAGATCGAAAACTTATCTGGAAGCAATGGAAAGCCATTCACAAGACAGACTTCAGATGTTATACCAAGCTCCATGACAGCTTATGAGCCAAGTGAAGGCAGCATTGAGTGGAGTGCAGTCACTGCCAGTGCAGCTGATTTCTCATCTGTTGCAGACTATGATGAAAAGAAAGTCACAGCCAGGACTAAAGCCACGGTATTGGACAAGGATTTGCACAAAAGTCACCCTACTGGACTGTTAGGCTGCAAAAGTCACAAGTCAGTCAGCATAGCTGAACCTGCATACAGAAATATCGATAAGTTGAATTCTGATTCTAGACGTTTCCCAAGATTGGACTCAACCATGATGGCTAGTAACGCGACAGGCTGA
- the LOC111783456 gene encoding probable 2-oxoglutarate-dependent dioxygenase ANS isoform X1, whose product MVNSGIPTADLSPFFTEGDEGGKKKAIEIIGKACSDLGFFQVVNHGVPVELMAKALGRSKEFFGYPLDRKLEASPQPSAPLPAGYGRPPPHSPDKNEFFLMFPPDSTFNVFPSNPQGFSCVLKELFSSFVKTASIVESIINDCLGLPPNFLSEYNNDRRWDLMSTFRYPCASEVENIGVREHKDVNCITFVFQDEVGGLELKTDVDQWIPITPDQTTLVVNVGDVVQVLSNDRYKSASHRVVRQAGRERHSFAFFYNIGGDKWVEPLPDFSTDIDEAPKYRGFLYKEYLQLRLRNKTHPPSRPQDIINISYYSTST is encoded by the exons ATGGTCAACTCAGGAATCCCCACAGCCGatctttctccatttttcaCAGAAGGAGATGAAGGTGGAAAGAAGAAGGCAATTGAAATAATTGGAAAAGCTTGCTCTGACTTGGGTTTTTTTCAGGTGGTGAACCATGGCGTTCCCGTTGAGCTTATGGCCAAAGCACTTGGGCGATCAAAGGAGTTTTTTGGATACCCTTTGGATCGTAAGCTTGAGGCCAGCCCTCAGCCCAGCGCTCCTCTGCCGGCCGGCTATGGCCGCCCGCCCCCCCATTCTCCTGATAAAAATGAATTCTTTCTCATGTTTCCTCCTGATTCAACCTTCAATGTCTTCCCCTCCAATCCTCAAGGCTTCAg CTGCGTCCTGAAGGAGTTGTTCTCAAGCTTTGTGAAGACAGCTTCAATTGTAGAAAGCATCATAAACGATTGCTTAGGCCTTCCACCAAATTTCCTTAGTGAATACAACAACGACAG GAGGTGGGATTTAATGTCGACATTCAGATACCCTTGTGCAAGCGAGGTTGAAAATATTGGTGTTAGGGAACATAAGGATGTGAATTGCATCACCTTCGTGTTCCAAGATGAAGTTGGAGGCCTTGAGCTAAAAACCGACGTCGATCAATGGATTCCAATAACTCCCGACCAAACCACGCTCGTCGTCAACGTCGGAGACGTCGTTCAG GTACTGAGCAACGATAGGTATAAGAGCGCGAGCCACCGGGTGGTGAGGCAGGCAGGGAGAGAGCGTCACTCTTTTGCATTTTTCTACAACATTGGAGGAGATAAGTGGGTGGAGCCATTGCCAGATTTCAGTACGGACATTGATGAGGCACCAAAATACAGAGGCTTCCTCTACAAGGAGTACCTTCAATTAagattgagaaacaaaactCATCCTCCTTCTAGGCCTCAAGATATCATCAACATTTCTTATTATTCTACTTCCACTTAG
- the LOC111783456 gene encoding probable 2-oxoglutarate-dependent dioxygenase JRG21 isoform X2 yields the protein MVNSGIPTADLSPFFTEGDEGGKKKAIEIIGKACSDLGFFQVVNHGVPVELMAKALGRSKEFFGYPLDRKLEASPQPSAPLPAGYGRPPPHSPDKNEFFLMFPPDSTFNVFPSNPQGFSCVLKELFSSFVKTASIVESIINDCLGLPPNFLSEYNNDRYPCASEVENIGVREHKDVNCITFVFQDEVGGLELKTDVDQWIPITPDQTTLVVNVGDVVQVLSNDRYKSASHRVVRQAGRERHSFAFFYNIGGDKWVEPLPDFSTDIDEAPKYRGFLYKEYLQLRLRNKTHPPSRPQDIINISYYSTST from the exons ATGGTCAACTCAGGAATCCCCACAGCCGatctttctccatttttcaCAGAAGGAGATGAAGGTGGAAAGAAGAAGGCAATTGAAATAATTGGAAAAGCTTGCTCTGACTTGGGTTTTTTTCAGGTGGTGAACCATGGCGTTCCCGTTGAGCTTATGGCCAAAGCACTTGGGCGATCAAAGGAGTTTTTTGGATACCCTTTGGATCGTAAGCTTGAGGCCAGCCCTCAGCCCAGCGCTCCTCTGCCGGCCGGCTATGGCCGCCCGCCCCCCCATTCTCCTGATAAAAATGAATTCTTTCTCATGTTTCCTCCTGATTCAACCTTCAATGTCTTCCCCTCCAATCCTCAAGGCTTCAg CTGCGTCCTGAAGGAGTTGTTCTCAAGCTTTGTGAAGACAGCTTCAATTGTAGAAAGCATCATAAACGATTGCTTAGGCCTTCCACCAAATTTCCTTAGTGAATACAACAACGACAG ATACCCTTGTGCAAGCGAGGTTGAAAATATTGGTGTTAGGGAACATAAGGATGTGAATTGCATCACCTTCGTGTTCCAAGATGAAGTTGGAGGCCTTGAGCTAAAAACCGACGTCGATCAATGGATTCCAATAACTCCCGACCAAACCACGCTCGTCGTCAACGTCGGAGACGTCGTTCAG GTACTGAGCAACGATAGGTATAAGAGCGCGAGCCACCGGGTGGTGAGGCAGGCAGGGAGAGAGCGTCACTCTTTTGCATTTTTCTACAACATTGGAGGAGATAAGTGGGTGGAGCCATTGCCAGATTTCAGTACGGACATTGATGAGGCACCAAAATACAGAGGCTTCCTCTACAAGGAGTACCTTCAATTAagattgagaaacaaaactCATCCTCCTTCTAGGCCTCAAGATATCATCAACATTTCTTATTATTCTACTTCCACTTAG
- the LOC111782924 gene encoding microtubule-associated protein RP/EB family member 1B-like isoform X2: MIDMTYPGAVPMHKVNFDAKTEYDMIQNYKVLQEVFNKLKIEKHIEVNRLVKSRPLDNLEFLQWLKRYCDSVNGGIMNENYNPVERRCKGGKGGLTMKGCQKVAKSLQTNNMHSPGSGDPVELRSKPGKNGATGGANSSGEIQALSKEITDLKMSVDVLEKERDFYFAKLRDIEIFCQMPELEDLPMAAAIKMILYAADAKESALAEAQEYIYQSKRTDAEDENEE; the protein is encoded by the exons ATGATTGATATGACCTACCCAGGAGCTGTCCCAATGCATAAG GTCAATTTCGATGCGAAAACTGAATACGATATGATCCAGAATTACAAGGTTCTGCAGGAGGTAttcaataaattgaaaattgaaaag CACATTGAAGTCAACAGGCTTGTAAAAAGTAGACCTCTGGATAACTTGGAATTCTTGCAATGGCTGAAACGCTACTGTGATTCAGTTAATGGTGGCATAATGAATGA GAACTATAATCCTGTGGAGAGACGATGTAAGGGCGGAAAGGGTGGACTGACGATGAAGGGTTGCCAGAAGGTTGCTAAATCACTGCAAACAAATAATATGCATAGCCCTGGCTCTGGTGATCCAGTTGAACTAA GATCCAAGCCAGGGAAGAACGGTGCAACGGGTGGGGCAAATTCTTCTGGAGAAATCCAAGCTTTGTCCAAGGAG ATTACGGATCTGAAAATGTCCGTAGAtgttttggaaaaagaaagggacTTCTACTTTGCAAAATTAAGGGACATAGAAATCTTTTGTCAGATGCCTGAATTAGAAGATCTCCCG ATGGCAGCAGCAATCAAGATGATTCTGTACGCAGCAGACGCGAAGGAGTCGGCACTCGCTGAGGCTCAAGAGTACATATACCAATCGAAGAGGACTGACGCTGAAGATGAAAATGAGGAGTGA
- the LOC111782962 gene encoding uncharacterized protein LOC111782962, with product MATSGQWLEKALDDLCKKMETGWGLDKDMISGLVSYCELAQPQDAKEYLDNIIGQEVGKSVIDEYLRLRGYSDPCSKTLDVPTSNLHAYVKPPSHEGSFGGSKKPVKTPKTISISSKEIEPKKVASSSKVENQVSSDTRNPLSGKGNQGTSKKKKAAKAVSLAEAAKGSFVFQQGKPCSCQARRHRLVSNCLSCGKIVCEQEGEGPCSFCGSLVLREGSTYAGMDEGFTPLSDAEAAAEAYAKRLVEYDRNSAARTSVIDDQSDYYQIEGNNWLSNEEKELLRKKQEEIEEAERAKRNKVVVTFDLVGRKVLLNEDDTSELESRNSILRPPDEREVNRIKPNPSLQIHPVFLDPGPREKSTKPRNSNRTVSNGICLEITGRVQHDSNELKNFMVENELETSLNRKAWQGPSVNHRPQLQDNYECSLDAR from the exons ATGGCGACGTCAGGACAGTGGCTGGAGAAGGCGTTGGACGATCTCTGCAAGAAGATGGAAACTGGTTGGGGTCTTGATAAGGATATGATTTCGGGATTGGTCTCGTATTGTGAGCTCGCCCAGCCCCAAGACGCTAAAGAGTACCTTGAT AACATCATAGGTCAGGAAGTTGGGAAAAGTGTGATAGATGAGTATTTACGCCTGCGAGGCTACTCTGACCCCTGCAGCAAAACATTGGATGTTCCAACGTCAAACTTACACGCATATGTCAAGCCACCCTCCCATGAAGGTTCTTTTGGCGGATCCAAGAAACCTGTTAAAACACCAAAAACCATTTCTATCTCCAGTAAAGAGATAGAACCAAAGAAGGTCGCAAGCTCTAGTAAGGTGGAAAACCAGGTTTCATCGGACACTCGCAACCCATTGTCTGGTAAAGGGAATCAGGGTACttccaaaaagaagaaggctGCCAAAGCTGTTTCTCTGGCTGAAGCTGCCAAAGGATCATTTGTGTTCCAGCAAGGAAAACCATGTTCATGCCAAGCTCGTCGTCATAGGCTAGTAAGCAATTGTTTATCATGTGGCAAGATTGTATGTGAGCAAGAGGGAGAAGGGCCATGCAGTTTTTGTGGTTCCCTTGTTCTGAGAGAAGGGAGCACGTATGCTGGTATGGATGAAGGTTTTACCCCACTTTCAGATGCTGAAGCAGCCGCTGAAGCTTATGCCAAAAGGTTAGTTGAATATGACAGAAACTCTGCTGCAAGGACATCTGTAATTGATGATCAAAGTGATTATTACCAGATTGAGGGCAACAACTGGTTGTCTAACGAG GAAAAGGAACttttgagaaagaaacaagaggAAATTGAAGAGGCTGAGCGAGCTAAACGAAACAAAGTGGTTGTAACCTTTGACTTGGTTGGCCGCAAG GTTCTTTTGAATGAAGATGATACTTCTGAACTTGAATCGCGCAACAGTATCTTGCGGCCACCAGATGAAAGAGAAGTGAACAGGATTAAACCAAACCCATCTCTTCAAATACATCCCGTCTTCTTAGATCCAGGCCCCAGAGAGAAATCCACCAAACCCAGAAACTCAAACAGAACGGTAAGCAATGGCATTTGCCTGGAAATTACTGGAAGGGTGCAGCATGATAGCAACGAATTAAAGAACTTTATGGTGGAAAATGAGTTGGAAACGTCATTAAATAGGAAGGCTTGGCAAGGGCCTTCGGTAAATCACAGGCCGCAATTGCAGGACAATTATGAATGTTCTTTAGATGCTCGTTGA
- the LOC111783482 gene encoding pectinesterase 3-like: MDQINALKGYGKVTHLELQLEDQLPPPSKPNFKIPNHKSLRLTIAISALVLTTLLIGLIIAASIYNSTGKKSPNSADAINIVCNVTRYPNSCFTSIISLNSSPEPDPELILKLSLQVSLNELSNLSRSLKTLTANGGGEALKDCESQIEDAISLVNDSTAEMESGAGEKTLTESKIGNIQTWMSSAMTDQQSCLDGLEEMDSTSFREVKTRMRKSNEYVSNCLAIVANIHVILEKFEMPLH, from the coding sequence ATGGATCAAATCAATGCCCTCAAAGGCTATGGCAAAGTGACTCACCTCGAACTCCAACTCGAAGATCAGCTCCCGCCGCCGTCCAAACCAAACTTCAAAATCCCCAACCACAAATCTCTCCGCCTCACCATCGCCATCTCCGCCCTCGTCCTGACCACTCTCCTCATCGGATTGATCATCGCAGCCTCCATCTACAACTCCACCGGCAAGAAATCGCCCAATTCGGCCGACGCAATCAACATCGTCTGCAACGTAACTCGTTACCCTAATTCCTGCTTCACCTCCATAATTTCTCTCAATTCCTCTCCTGAACCCGATCCCGAACTAATTTTGAAGCTCTCTCTCCAAGTTTCCCTCAACGAACTCTCCAATCTGTCACGGTCGCTGAAAACCTTAACCGCCAACGGCGGAGGAGAAGCTTTGAAGGACTGCGAGAGCCAAATCGAAGACGCAATAAGCCTGGTCAATGACTCTACAGCAGAAATGGAATCCGGCGCCGGCGAGAAGACGTTGACGGAGAGTAAGATCGGCAACATTCAGACGTGGATGAGCAGTGCGATGACGGACCAGCAGAGTTGCTTGGACGGACTGGAGGAGATGGATTCGACGTCGTTTCGGGAGGTGAAGACGAGGATGAGAAAGTCCAACGAATACGTGAGCAACTGCTTGGCCATTGTCGCTAATATCCACGTCATTcttgagaaatttgaaatgcCACTTCACTAA
- the LOC111782924 gene encoding microtubule-associated protein RP/EB family member 1B-like isoform X1 has product MASNIGMMDSAYFVGRNEILTWINNCLQLNLSRIEEAASGAVQCQMIDMTYPGAVPMHKVNFDAKTEYDMIQNYKVLQEVFNKLKIEKHIEVNRLVKSRPLDNLEFLQWLKRYCDSVNGGIMNENYNPVERRCKGGKGGLTMKGCQKVAKSLQTNNMHSPGSGDPVELRSKPGKNGATGGANSSGEIQALSKEITDLKMSVDVLEKERDFYFAKLRDIEIFCQMPELEDLPMAAAIKMILYAADAKESALAEAQEYIYQSKRTDAEDENEE; this is encoded by the exons ATGGCTTCCAATATTGGAATGATGGACAGCGCTTATTTTGTCGGTAGGAATGAGATTTTGACATGGATCAACAATTGTCTTCAGCTCAATCTCTCTCGCATTGAAGAg GCTGCATCCGGGGCTGTGCAGTGTCAGATGATTGATATGACCTACCCAGGAGCTGTCCCAATGCATAAG GTCAATTTCGATGCGAAAACTGAATACGATATGATCCAGAATTACAAGGTTCTGCAGGAGGTAttcaataaattgaaaattgaaaag CACATTGAAGTCAACAGGCTTGTAAAAAGTAGACCTCTGGATAACTTGGAATTCTTGCAATGGCTGAAACGCTACTGTGATTCAGTTAATGGTGGCATAATGAATGA GAACTATAATCCTGTGGAGAGACGATGTAAGGGCGGAAAGGGTGGACTGACGATGAAGGGTTGCCAGAAGGTTGCTAAATCACTGCAAACAAATAATATGCATAGCCCTGGCTCTGGTGATCCAGTTGAACTAA GATCCAAGCCAGGGAAGAACGGTGCAACGGGTGGGGCAAATTCTTCTGGAGAAATCCAAGCTTTGTCCAAGGAG ATTACGGATCTGAAAATGTCCGTAGAtgttttggaaaaagaaagggacTTCTACTTTGCAAAATTAAGGGACATAGAAATCTTTTGTCAGATGCCTGAATTAGAAGATCTCCCG ATGGCAGCAGCAATCAAGATGATTCTGTACGCAGCAGACGCGAAGGAGTCGGCACTCGCTGAGGCTCAAGAGTACATATACCAATCGAAGAGGACTGACGCTGAAGATGAAAATGAGGAGTGA